The following coding sequences lie in one Arachis ipaensis cultivar K30076 chromosome B03, Araip1.1, whole genome shotgun sequence genomic window:
- the LOC107630092 gene encoding uncharacterized protein LOC107630092 isoform X4, with product MFSFHGYVCPKNSNKNRFLFLSFRRKSGKKDFSTAILERKKLPNRLVVDEAVDDDNSVVAMHPQTMEKLQLFSGDTILIKGKKRKDTICIALADDNCEEPKIRMNKVVRSNLRVRLGDVVSVHQCHDVKYGKRVHILPIDDTVEGVTGNLFDAYLKPYFLEAYRPVRKGDLFLVQGGMRSVEFKVIETDPGEYCVVAPDTEIFCEGEPVKREDEERLDEVGHDDVGGVRKQMAQIRELVELPLRHPQLFKSIGVKPPKGILLYGPPGSGKTLIARAVANETGAFFFCINGPEIMSKLAGESESNLRKAFEEAEKNAPSIIFIDEIDSIAPKREKTNGEVERRIVSQLLTLMDGLKSHAHVIVIGATNHPNSIDPALRRFGRFDREIDIGVPDEVGRLEVLRIHTKNMKLSDEVDLERISKDTHGYVGADLAALCTEAAHTERVVKDKVLVFNFTDVGKLPSPVLNGERAVVLFFIAHILFSLPFSLLLSHGVPLSFLALAASFIEISYDAAASSSSLFCTRRGASSGILLGAVTLPALLLSKLTQLSRGFSSAQVNLQEIHYMTLQYWATSATSFVVLVFLSFVLSHRTPLSRKDWGLGFGLCFLFLQASLCFLALASTSSQSGLQLACKLSWVLGHGLAAVMLIQHFLGTFPSCASIGEALLVTAGIVLYFGDMLLLTVMRLCGLLMSSDLVTAEYETSRSEIGIIIQGVLLGLLLYPIPFKYILRVWEWSTNTASAESRRYSEIRRSVIFFSLFVLVMVGIVPLWMQFVHEFHLHPILWVLSFVLSDPFKRLSLCIYWVCVICLSVLYVYDISKNSRVERILLRKYYHLLAVLMFVPALILQPEFLDLGFGAALAVFLTLEIIRCPQKSGSKPKVA from the exons atgttttCGTTTCATGGTTATGTTTGCcccaaaaattcaaataaaaatcgttttctttttctttcttttcgcAGGAAATCGGGGAAGAAGGACTTCTCCACCGCGATTCTCGAACGCAAGAAGTTGCCGAACAGATTGGTCGTCGATGAAGCCGTCGACGATGATAATTCCGTCGTGGCCATGCACCCACAGACAATGGAAAAACTCCAACTTTTCAGCGGCGATACTATTCTCATCAAG GGAAAGAAACGGAAGGACACTATTTGCATTGCACTTGCTGATGACAATTGCGAGGAGCCCAAAATCAGGATGAACAAGGTTGTGAGATCCAATTTGAGGGTTCGTCTTGGTGATGTTGTGTCTGTGCATCAGTGCCATGATGTTAAGTATGGGAAACGAGTCCACATTCTGCCTATTGACGATACTGTCGAAGGTGTCACTGGAAATCTGTTTGATGCTTACTTGAAAC CTTATTTCTTGGAGGCTTATCGCCCTGTCAGAAAAGGAGATTTATTCCTTGTCCAAGGAGGGATGAGAAGTGTAGAGTTCAAGGTCATTGAAACTGATCCTGGGGAGTATTGTGTGGTTGCTCCAGACACTGAAATTTTCTGTGAAGGTGAACCCGTGAAACGGGAGGATGAAGAAAGGCTGGATGAAGTTGGACACGATGATGTGGGTGGTGTTAGGAAGCAAATGGCACAGATCCGTGAGCTTGTAGAGCTTCCACTGAGACATCCTCAGCTTTTTAAGTCGATTGGTGTTAAGCCACCCAAGGGAATTTTGCTCTATGGACCCCCTGGCTCTGGTAAGACACTAATAGCAAGAGCTGTTGCTAATGAAACCGGAGCTTTCTTCTTTTGTATTAATGGTCCAGAGATTATGTCCAAATTGGCCGGAGAGAGTGAAAGCAATCTCAGGAAAGCATTTGAAGAAGCAGAAAAGAATGCTCCATCCATCATATTTATTGATGAGATTGATTCGATTGCACCCAAGCGGGAGAAGACAAATGGTGAAGTTGAAAGGAGGATTGTTTCACAACTTTTGACTCTTATGGACGGATTGAAGTCTCATGCACATGTTATTGTTATTGGTGCAACAAATCATCCAAATAGCATTGACCCAGCATTAAGAAGGTTTGGTAGATTTGATAGAGAAATTGACATTGGTGTTCCTGATGAAGTCGGTCGACTTGAAGTCCTTCGCATACATACCAAGAACATGAAGCTTTCTGATGAG GTTGATTTGGAGAGAATATCAAAAGATACTCATGGGTATGTTGGTGCCGACCTTGCTGCTCTTTGCACTGAAGCTGCTCATACTGAGAGAGTGGTTAAAGACAAAGTCTTGGTGTTCAATTTTACTGATGTGGGAAAACTTCCCTCTCCTGTTCTTAACGGCGAGAGAGCCGTTGTGCTATTCTTCATCGCTCATATactcttctctctccctttctctctcttacTCTCCCATGGTGTCCCACTTTCTTTCCTTGCCCTTGCAGCCTCCTTCATTGAGATCAGCTACGACGCTgccgcttcttcctcttccctCTTCTGCACCAG ACGCGGTGCTTCTTCCGGAATCCTCCTCGGCGCCGTGACTCTCCCTGCTCTTCTACTCTCCAAGTTGACGCAATTATCAAGAGGATTCTCATCGGCACAAGTTAATCTTCAAG AGATTCACTATATGACATTGCAATACTGGGCAACATCTGCCACCAGCTTCGTGGTGCTCGTGTTCCTCAGTTTTGTTCTGTCGCACCGCACTCCTCTTTCGCGTAAggattggggtttagggtttggctTGTGCTTCTTGTTTTTGCAAGCTTCGCTGTGCTTTCTGGCACTTGCTTCCACCTCCTCCCAAAGTG GCTTGCAACTTGCATGCAAGCTGTCATGGGTCCTTGGTCATGGATTGGCAGCAGTGATGCTAATTCAGCATTTTCTTGGAACTTTTCCATCTTGTGCTTCCATTG GGGAAGCACTTTTGGTGACAGCTGGTATTGTTCTCTATTTTGGTGACATGCTGTTGCTTACTGTTATGAGG CTATGTGGACTACTGATGTCATCAGATTTGGTCACTGCAGAGTATGAAACTAGTCGAAGTGAGATAGGCATCATAATTCAG GGAGTGCTGCTTGGCCTTCTGCTATATCCAATACCTTTCAAATATATTCTTCGTGTATGGGAATGGTCCACAAATACAGCTTCTGCTGAGTCAAGAAGATACAGTGAGATTAGAAGATcggttatttttttttctctctttgtaTTGGTCATGGTTGGGATTGTACCATTATGGATGCAGTTTGTGCATGAATTTCATCTGCATCCTATTCTCTG GGTCCTATCCTTTGTTTTATCAGATCCATTCAAAAGACTATCACTGTGTATCTATTGGGTTTGTGTAATATGTCTCTCTGTGTTATATGTCTATGACATCTCTAAGAACAGTAGAGTTGAGAGAATTCTTCTGCGGAAATACTACCATCTATTGGCTGTCTTGATGTTTGTACCTGCTCTTATCTTACAG CCAGAGTTTcttgatctgggttttggtgcAGCTCTGGCAGTTTTCTTGACGTTAGAAATTATTCGA TGTCCACAGAAATCTGGTTCTAAACCCAAAGTAGCATAG
- the LOC107630092 gene encoding dolichol kinase EVAN isoform X2: MSHQGESSDSKSGKKDFSTAILERKKLPNRLVVDEAVDDDNSVVAMHPQTMEKLQLFSGDTILIKGKKRKDTICIALADDNCEEPKIRMNKVVRSNLRVRLGDVVSVHQCHDVKYGKRVHILPIDDTVEGVTGNLFDAYLKPYFLEAYRPVRKGDLFLVQGGMRSVEFKVIETDPGEYCVVAPDTEIFCEGEPVKREDEERLDEVGHDDVGGVRKQMAQIRELVELPLRHPQLFKSIGVKPPKGILLYGPPGSGKTLIARAVANETGAFFFCINGPEIMSKLAGESESNLRKAFEEAEKNAPSIIFIDEIDSIAPKREKTNGEVERRIVSQLLTLMDGLKSHAHVIVIGATNHPNSIDPALRRFGRFDREIDIGVPDEVGRLEVLRIHTKNMKLSDEVDLERISKDTHGYVGADLAALCTEAAHTERVVKDKVLVFNFTDVGKLPSPVLNGERAVVLFFIAHILFSLPFSLLLSHGVPLSFLALAASFIEISYDAAASSSSLFCTRRGASSGILLGAVTLPALLLSKLTQLSRGFSSAQVNLQEIHYMTLQYWATSATSFVVLVFLSFVLSHRTPLSRKDWGLGFGLCFLFLQASLCFLALASTSSQSGLQLACKLSWVLGHGLAAVMLIQHFLGTFPSCASIGEALLVTAGIVLYFGDMLLLTVMRLCGLLMSSDLVTAEYETSRSEIGIIIQGVLLGLLLYPIPFKYILRVWEWSTNTASAESRRYSEIRRSVIFFSLFVLVMVGIVPLWMQFVHEFHLHPILWVLSFVLSDPFKRLSLCIYWVCVICLSVLYVYDISKNSRVERILLRKYYHLLAVLMFVPALILQPEFLDLGFGAALAVFLTLEIIRIWRIWPLGQPIHQFMNAFTDHRDSDFLILSHFSLLLGCALPIWLSSGYNDRPLAPFAGILSLGIGDTMASLIGHKYGVLRWSKTGKKTIEGTAAGITSVLASCWLLLLLLASSGHIFTQNWFSLLLSVTVSGLLEAYTAQLDNAFIPLFFYSLLCL; encoded by the exons ATGTCTCACCAGGGCGAATCATCCGACTC GAAATCGGGGAAGAAGGACTTCTCCACCGCGATTCTCGAACGCAAGAAGTTGCCGAACAGATTGGTCGTCGATGAAGCCGTCGACGATGATAATTCCGTCGTGGCCATGCACCCACAGACAATGGAAAAACTCCAACTTTTCAGCGGCGATACTATTCTCATCAAG GGAAAGAAACGGAAGGACACTATTTGCATTGCACTTGCTGATGACAATTGCGAGGAGCCCAAAATCAGGATGAACAAGGTTGTGAGATCCAATTTGAGGGTTCGTCTTGGTGATGTTGTGTCTGTGCATCAGTGCCATGATGTTAAGTATGGGAAACGAGTCCACATTCTGCCTATTGACGATACTGTCGAAGGTGTCACTGGAAATCTGTTTGATGCTTACTTGAAAC CTTATTTCTTGGAGGCTTATCGCCCTGTCAGAAAAGGAGATTTATTCCTTGTCCAAGGAGGGATGAGAAGTGTAGAGTTCAAGGTCATTGAAACTGATCCTGGGGAGTATTGTGTGGTTGCTCCAGACACTGAAATTTTCTGTGAAGGTGAACCCGTGAAACGGGAGGATGAAGAAAGGCTGGATGAAGTTGGACACGATGATGTGGGTGGTGTTAGGAAGCAAATGGCACAGATCCGTGAGCTTGTAGAGCTTCCACTGAGACATCCTCAGCTTTTTAAGTCGATTGGTGTTAAGCCACCCAAGGGAATTTTGCTCTATGGACCCCCTGGCTCTGGTAAGACACTAATAGCAAGAGCTGTTGCTAATGAAACCGGAGCTTTCTTCTTTTGTATTAATGGTCCAGAGATTATGTCCAAATTGGCCGGAGAGAGTGAAAGCAATCTCAGGAAAGCATTTGAAGAAGCAGAAAAGAATGCTCCATCCATCATATTTATTGATGAGATTGATTCGATTGCACCCAAGCGGGAGAAGACAAATGGTGAAGTTGAAAGGAGGATTGTTTCACAACTTTTGACTCTTATGGACGGATTGAAGTCTCATGCACATGTTATTGTTATTGGTGCAACAAATCATCCAAATAGCATTGACCCAGCATTAAGAAGGTTTGGTAGATTTGATAGAGAAATTGACATTGGTGTTCCTGATGAAGTCGGTCGACTTGAAGTCCTTCGCATACATACCAAGAACATGAAGCTTTCTGATGAG GTTGATTTGGAGAGAATATCAAAAGATACTCATGGGTATGTTGGTGCCGACCTTGCTGCTCTTTGCACTGAAGCTGCTCATACTGAGAGAGTGGTTAAAGACAAAGTCTTGGTGTTCAATTTTACTGATGTGGGAAAACTTCCCTCTCCTGTTCTTAACGGCGAGAGAGCCGTTGTGCTATTCTTCATCGCTCATATactcttctctctccctttctctctcttacTCTCCCATGGTGTCCCACTTTCTTTCCTTGCCCTTGCAGCCTCCTTCATTGAGATCAGCTACGACGCTgccgcttcttcctcttccctCTTCTGCACCAG ACGCGGTGCTTCTTCCGGAATCCTCCTCGGCGCCGTGACTCTCCCTGCTCTTCTACTCTCCAAGTTGACGCAATTATCAAGAGGATTCTCATCGGCACAAGTTAATCTTCAAG AGATTCACTATATGACATTGCAATACTGGGCAACATCTGCCACCAGCTTCGTGGTGCTCGTGTTCCTCAGTTTTGTTCTGTCGCACCGCACTCCTCTTTCGCGTAAggattggggtttagggtttggctTGTGCTTCTTGTTTTTGCAAGCTTCGCTGTGCTTTCTGGCACTTGCTTCCACCTCCTCCCAAAGTG GCTTGCAACTTGCATGCAAGCTGTCATGGGTCCTTGGTCATGGATTGGCAGCAGTGATGCTAATTCAGCATTTTCTTGGAACTTTTCCATCTTGTGCTTCCATTG GGGAAGCACTTTTGGTGACAGCTGGTATTGTTCTCTATTTTGGTGACATGCTGTTGCTTACTGTTATGAGG CTATGTGGACTACTGATGTCATCAGATTTGGTCACTGCAGAGTATGAAACTAGTCGAAGTGAGATAGGCATCATAATTCAG GGAGTGCTGCTTGGCCTTCTGCTATATCCAATACCTTTCAAATATATTCTTCGTGTATGGGAATGGTCCACAAATACAGCTTCTGCTGAGTCAAGAAGATACAGTGAGATTAGAAGATcggttatttttttttctctctttgtaTTGGTCATGGTTGGGATTGTACCATTATGGATGCAGTTTGTGCATGAATTTCATCTGCATCCTATTCTCTG GGTCCTATCCTTTGTTTTATCAGATCCATTCAAAAGACTATCACTGTGTATCTATTGGGTTTGTGTAATATGTCTCTCTGTGTTATATGTCTATGACATCTCTAAGAACAGTAGAGTTGAGAGAATTCTTCTGCGGAAATACTACCATCTATTGGCTGTCTTGATGTTTGTACCTGCTCTTATCTTACAG CCAGAGTTTcttgatctgggttttggtgcAGCTCTGGCAGTTTTCTTGACGTTAGAAATTATTCGA ATATGGAGAATCTGGCCTTTGGGACAACCAATTCATCAGTTTATGAATGCATTCACTGATCACCGGGATTCTGATTTTCTAATTCTCAG CCACTTCTCACTTTTACTTGGATGTGCACTTCCTATTTGGTTGTCTTCCGGTTACAATGATCGACCCCTTGCTCCTTTTGCGGGAATATTGAGTCTAGGAATTGGAGATACAATG GCATCATTAATTGGGCACAAGTATGGTGTTCTAAGGTGGAGTAAAACTGGCA AGAAAACAATTGAAGGTACTGCAGCTGGTATAACGTCTGTTCTAGCTTCTTGCTGGTTACTCCTTCTATTGTTAGCTTCAAGTGGACACATTTTCACCCAG AATTGGTTCTCGCTGCTTCTATCTGTGACTGTTAGTGGTTTGTTGGAGGCATACACAGCACAACTTGACAATGCATTCATACCACTATTTTTCTATAGCCTTCTATGCTTGTAG
- the LOC107630092 gene encoding dolichol kinase EVAN isoform X1, with the protein MFSFHGYVCPKNSNKNRFLFLSFRRKSGKKDFSTAILERKKLPNRLVVDEAVDDDNSVVAMHPQTMEKLQLFSGDTILIKGKKRKDTICIALADDNCEEPKIRMNKVVRSNLRVRLGDVVSVHQCHDVKYGKRVHILPIDDTVEGVTGNLFDAYLKPYFLEAYRPVRKGDLFLVQGGMRSVEFKVIETDPGEYCVVAPDTEIFCEGEPVKREDEERLDEVGHDDVGGVRKQMAQIRELVELPLRHPQLFKSIGVKPPKGILLYGPPGSGKTLIARAVANETGAFFFCINGPEIMSKLAGESESNLRKAFEEAEKNAPSIIFIDEIDSIAPKREKTNGEVERRIVSQLLTLMDGLKSHAHVIVIGATNHPNSIDPALRRFGRFDREIDIGVPDEVGRLEVLRIHTKNMKLSDEVDLERISKDTHGYVGADLAALCTEAAHTERVVKDKVLVFNFTDVGKLPSPVLNGERAVVLFFIAHILFSLPFSLLLSHGVPLSFLALAASFIEISYDAAASSSSLFCTRRGASSGILLGAVTLPALLLSKLTQLSRGFSSAQVNLQEIHYMTLQYWATSATSFVVLVFLSFVLSHRTPLSRKDWGLGFGLCFLFLQASLCFLALASTSSQSGLQLACKLSWVLGHGLAAVMLIQHFLGTFPSCASIGEALLVTAGIVLYFGDMLLLTVMRLCGLLMSSDLVTAEYETSRSEIGIIIQGVLLGLLLYPIPFKYILRVWEWSTNTASAESRRYSEIRRSVIFFSLFVLVMVGIVPLWMQFVHEFHLHPILWVLSFVLSDPFKRLSLCIYWVCVICLSVLYVYDISKNSRVERILLRKYYHLLAVLMFVPALILQPEFLDLGFGAALAVFLTLEIIRIWRIWPLGQPIHQFMNAFTDHRDSDFLILSHFSLLLGCALPIWLSSGYNDRPLAPFAGILSLGIGDTMASLIGHKYGVLRWSKTGKKTIEGTAAGITSVLASCWLLLLLLASSGHIFTQNWFSLLLSVTVSGLLEAYTAQLDNAFIPLFFYSLLCL; encoded by the exons atgttttCGTTTCATGGTTATGTTTGCcccaaaaattcaaataaaaatcgttttctttttctttcttttcgcAGGAAATCGGGGAAGAAGGACTTCTCCACCGCGATTCTCGAACGCAAGAAGTTGCCGAACAGATTGGTCGTCGATGAAGCCGTCGACGATGATAATTCCGTCGTGGCCATGCACCCACAGACAATGGAAAAACTCCAACTTTTCAGCGGCGATACTATTCTCATCAAG GGAAAGAAACGGAAGGACACTATTTGCATTGCACTTGCTGATGACAATTGCGAGGAGCCCAAAATCAGGATGAACAAGGTTGTGAGATCCAATTTGAGGGTTCGTCTTGGTGATGTTGTGTCTGTGCATCAGTGCCATGATGTTAAGTATGGGAAACGAGTCCACATTCTGCCTATTGACGATACTGTCGAAGGTGTCACTGGAAATCTGTTTGATGCTTACTTGAAAC CTTATTTCTTGGAGGCTTATCGCCCTGTCAGAAAAGGAGATTTATTCCTTGTCCAAGGAGGGATGAGAAGTGTAGAGTTCAAGGTCATTGAAACTGATCCTGGGGAGTATTGTGTGGTTGCTCCAGACACTGAAATTTTCTGTGAAGGTGAACCCGTGAAACGGGAGGATGAAGAAAGGCTGGATGAAGTTGGACACGATGATGTGGGTGGTGTTAGGAAGCAAATGGCACAGATCCGTGAGCTTGTAGAGCTTCCACTGAGACATCCTCAGCTTTTTAAGTCGATTGGTGTTAAGCCACCCAAGGGAATTTTGCTCTATGGACCCCCTGGCTCTGGTAAGACACTAATAGCAAGAGCTGTTGCTAATGAAACCGGAGCTTTCTTCTTTTGTATTAATGGTCCAGAGATTATGTCCAAATTGGCCGGAGAGAGTGAAAGCAATCTCAGGAAAGCATTTGAAGAAGCAGAAAAGAATGCTCCATCCATCATATTTATTGATGAGATTGATTCGATTGCACCCAAGCGGGAGAAGACAAATGGTGAAGTTGAAAGGAGGATTGTTTCACAACTTTTGACTCTTATGGACGGATTGAAGTCTCATGCACATGTTATTGTTATTGGTGCAACAAATCATCCAAATAGCATTGACCCAGCATTAAGAAGGTTTGGTAGATTTGATAGAGAAATTGACATTGGTGTTCCTGATGAAGTCGGTCGACTTGAAGTCCTTCGCATACATACCAAGAACATGAAGCTTTCTGATGAG GTTGATTTGGAGAGAATATCAAAAGATACTCATGGGTATGTTGGTGCCGACCTTGCTGCTCTTTGCACTGAAGCTGCTCATACTGAGAGAGTGGTTAAAGACAAAGTCTTGGTGTTCAATTTTACTGATGTGGGAAAACTTCCCTCTCCTGTTCTTAACGGCGAGAGAGCCGTTGTGCTATTCTTCATCGCTCATATactcttctctctccctttctctctcttacTCTCCCATGGTGTCCCACTTTCTTTCCTTGCCCTTGCAGCCTCCTTCATTGAGATCAGCTACGACGCTgccgcttcttcctcttccctCTTCTGCACCAG ACGCGGTGCTTCTTCCGGAATCCTCCTCGGCGCCGTGACTCTCCCTGCTCTTCTACTCTCCAAGTTGACGCAATTATCAAGAGGATTCTCATCGGCACAAGTTAATCTTCAAG AGATTCACTATATGACATTGCAATACTGGGCAACATCTGCCACCAGCTTCGTGGTGCTCGTGTTCCTCAGTTTTGTTCTGTCGCACCGCACTCCTCTTTCGCGTAAggattggggtttagggtttggctTGTGCTTCTTGTTTTTGCAAGCTTCGCTGTGCTTTCTGGCACTTGCTTCCACCTCCTCCCAAAGTG GCTTGCAACTTGCATGCAAGCTGTCATGGGTCCTTGGTCATGGATTGGCAGCAGTGATGCTAATTCAGCATTTTCTTGGAACTTTTCCATCTTGTGCTTCCATTG GGGAAGCACTTTTGGTGACAGCTGGTATTGTTCTCTATTTTGGTGACATGCTGTTGCTTACTGTTATGAGG CTATGTGGACTACTGATGTCATCAGATTTGGTCACTGCAGAGTATGAAACTAGTCGAAGTGAGATAGGCATCATAATTCAG GGAGTGCTGCTTGGCCTTCTGCTATATCCAATACCTTTCAAATATATTCTTCGTGTATGGGAATGGTCCACAAATACAGCTTCTGCTGAGTCAAGAAGATACAGTGAGATTAGAAGATcggttatttttttttctctctttgtaTTGGTCATGGTTGGGATTGTACCATTATGGATGCAGTTTGTGCATGAATTTCATCTGCATCCTATTCTCTG GGTCCTATCCTTTGTTTTATCAGATCCATTCAAAAGACTATCACTGTGTATCTATTGGGTTTGTGTAATATGTCTCTCTGTGTTATATGTCTATGACATCTCTAAGAACAGTAGAGTTGAGAGAATTCTTCTGCGGAAATACTACCATCTATTGGCTGTCTTGATGTTTGTACCTGCTCTTATCTTACAG CCAGAGTTTcttgatctgggttttggtgcAGCTCTGGCAGTTTTCTTGACGTTAGAAATTATTCGA ATATGGAGAATCTGGCCTTTGGGACAACCAATTCATCAGTTTATGAATGCATTCACTGATCACCGGGATTCTGATTTTCTAATTCTCAG CCACTTCTCACTTTTACTTGGATGTGCACTTCCTATTTGGTTGTCTTCCGGTTACAATGATCGACCCCTTGCTCCTTTTGCGGGAATATTGAGTCTAGGAATTGGAGATACAATG GCATCATTAATTGGGCACAAGTATGGTGTTCTAAGGTGGAGTAAAACTGGCA AGAAAACAATTGAAGGTACTGCAGCTGGTATAACGTCTGTTCTAGCTTCTTGCTGGTTACTCCTTCTATTGTTAGCTTCAAGTGGACACATTTTCACCCAG AATTGGTTCTCGCTGCTTCTATCTGTGACTGTTAGTGGTTTGTTGGAGGCATACACAGCACAACTTGACAATGCATTCATACCACTATTTTTCTATAGCCTTCTATGCTTGTAG